One region of Arthrobacter sp. StoSoilB22 genomic DNA includes:
- a CDS encoding ABC transporter permease, with translation MTNIIDPIAEIDESRVGDQDVVIGKSRIIFRRFMRNRTAVAGLFIFLALFLFSIFGGFLTSWDKDTIDPLNIGMPPSPDHLLGTTQAGIDLMALIVDGTRTSILIGLIVGGLSVLISAVYGCTMAFFGGKVDATMLFILEALIMMPAILVVAVATSGSGGLKDLPSWLLLVVVLLFFSWMGTARLVRSLSMSLMQRDYVKAAKYMGVPSRRIVWRHLVPNIGSLLVLDFTRGITGAILAEVAFSFIGIGIKLPDVSLGVLIGQATGQVSSFPWMFWVPLTVMFLLTGSLAMMNDGLRDAFDPSSSSIGRAKQAKPQTAKKTTK, from the coding sequence ATGACAAACATCATTGATCCCATTGCGGAAATCGACGAATCCCGGGTTGGCGACCAGGACGTCGTCATTGGCAAGTCCCGAATCATCTTCCGCCGCTTCATGCGGAACCGGACCGCCGTCGCCGGCTTGTTCATTTTCCTCGCGTTGTTCCTTTTCTCGATCTTTGGCGGGTTCCTCACCTCATGGGACAAGGACACCATTGATCCGTTGAACATTGGCATGCCGCCGTCGCCGGACCACTTGCTCGGCACCACGCAGGCCGGTATAGACCTCATGGCGCTCATTGTCGATGGCACCCGGACGTCCATTCTCATCGGTCTGATCGTGGGCGGCTTATCCGTCCTGATCTCCGCCGTGTACGGCTGCACCATGGCGTTCTTCGGCGGCAAGGTGGACGCCACCATGCTGTTCATCCTCGAAGCGCTCATCATGATGCCCGCCATTCTGGTGGTGGCAGTGGCAACCAGCGGCAGCGGTGGGCTGAAGGACCTGCCCAGCTGGCTCCTGCTGGTGGTCGTGCTCCTGTTCTTCAGCTGGATGGGAACCGCCCGCCTGGTGCGCTCGCTGTCCATGTCCCTCATGCAGCGCGATTACGTCAAAGCCGCCAAATACATGGGTGTCCCCTCCCGACGCATCGTGTGGCGCCACCTTGTCCCCAACATCGGCTCGCTGCTGGTCCTCGACTTCACCCGTGGCATCACCGGCGCCATCCTGGCCGAAGTCGCGTTCTCCTTCATCGGGATCGGCATCAAACTCCCTGATGTCAGCCTCGGTGTCCTGATCGGGCAAGCCACGGGGCAGGTGTCCTCCTTCCCGTGGATGTTCTGGGTTCCGCTGACCGTCATGTTCCTGCTGACAGGCTCGCTGGCCATGATGAACGACGGACTCCGTGACGCCTTCGATCCCAGCTCCAGTTCAATTGGCCGGGCGAAGCAGGCCAAGCCCCAGACTGCGAAGAAGACCACCAAATGA
- a CDS encoding ABC transporter permease, giving the protein MLKYLMKRSGIYLIMIFLTTSAGYFLAVSSLKPAVLEQEKIPRPTPEQVAASFRGLGLDPELNPWERYIQWLWGIVTRWDWGRSPNGAFVNAEFADRVLVSTRLFIASIILTLVIGVALGVYSAARQYKFQDRVITSYSYLVHILPAPIAYFLVQLGAIGINEAVGERIFFVTGISTPGIDPGWPAFVDMVAHYAVPTFAMTVFGWAGYQIAQRQYLLDNVNADFVRTARAKGLTRNQAIRKHALRVSFIPVAQSIAFTIPAIFTGGFFAEAIFAWPGIGLWSIQAISLQDVNVATATLAYGSVIFAIGAILADFATTLVDPRVRVQ; this is encoded by the coding sequence ATGCTGAAATATCTGATGAAGCGGTCGGGAATCTACCTGATCATGATCTTCCTGACCACGAGTGCAGGGTACTTCCTGGCGGTCTCGTCCCTGAAGCCCGCAGTTCTGGAGCAGGAGAAGATCCCGCGGCCAACCCCCGAACAGGTAGCGGCGTCCTTCAGGGGACTCGGTCTTGATCCGGAGTTGAACCCGTGGGAACGGTACATTCAATGGCTCTGGGGCATTGTCACCCGCTGGGACTGGGGCCGCAGCCCCAACGGCGCGTTCGTCAACGCCGAGTTCGCCGACCGCGTGTTGGTCTCCACCCGGCTGTTCATCGCCTCGATCATCCTGACCTTGGTGATCGGCGTCGCCCTCGGTGTCTATTCCGCCGCACGCCAGTACAAGTTCCAGGATCGCGTCATCACGTCCTACAGCTACCTTGTCCACATCCTCCCCGCGCCCATCGCCTACTTCCTGGTGCAGCTCGGGGCCATCGGCATCAACGAGGCCGTCGGGGAGCGCATCTTCTTCGTGACAGGAATTTCGACGCCGGGAATCGACCCCGGTTGGCCCGCTTTCGTTGACATGGTGGCCCACTATGCCGTGCCCACCTTCGCGATGACCGTCTTTGGTTGGGCTGGCTACCAGATCGCCCAGCGGCAGTACCTGTTGGACAACGTCAATGCCGACTTTGTCCGCACCGCCCGGGCCAAAGGACTCACCCGCAACCAGGCCATCAGGAAGCACGCGCTGCGCGTGTCCTTCATCCCGGTTGCCCAGAGCATCGCGTTCACCATCCCCGCAATCTTCACCGGCGGCTTCTTCGCCGAGGCCATCTTCGCCTGGCCAGGAATCGGCCTCTGGAGCATCCAGGCCATCAGCCTGCAGGACGTCAACGTGGCCACGGCCACCTTGGCCTACGGGTCAGTGATCTTCGCGATCGGCGCCATCCTTGCTGACTTCGCCACCACACTGGTCGATCCACGAGTGAGGGTCCAGTAA
- a CDS encoding TetR/AcrR family transcriptional regulator, translating to MSSIPMRPDVPLGAPHERSDAARNRERLLNAARDLVAEFGAEALTMDALACKAKVGKGTVFRRFGSRAGLMMTLLSDSESEFQAGFMFGPPPLGPGASPKDRLVAFGEGRIYFVLENGELLKAAGAATRNRFDVPATKLSHRHMEVLLREAGIADPWVMAMSLTYALDPERIVDDVRVRGISPTRLADSWRELITRLLRAA from the coding sequence GTGAGCTCGATCCCCATGAGGCCGGACGTGCCCCTAGGTGCGCCCCACGAGCGCAGCGACGCAGCGAGAAATCGCGAGCGCCTCCTCAACGCTGCCCGGGATCTGGTGGCCGAGTTTGGTGCCGAAGCGCTGACCATGGATGCGCTCGCTTGCAAGGCCAAGGTGGGCAAGGGGACTGTGTTCCGCCGGTTTGGCAGCCGCGCTGGGCTGATGATGACGCTGCTGAGTGACTCGGAGTCTGAATTCCAGGCTGGTTTCATGTTCGGCCCACCCCCTCTGGGTCCCGGGGCGTCACCGAAGGATCGTTTGGTGGCGTTCGGCGAGGGGCGGATCTATTTCGTCTTGGAAAACGGTGAACTCCTGAAGGCCGCCGGGGCTGCAACCCGCAACAGGTTCGATGTTCCCGCGACCAAACTTTCGCATCGACATATGGAGGTCCTGCTGCGGGAGGCGGGAATCGCGGATCCTTGGGTGATGGCGATGTCCCTGACGTACGCTCTGGACCCTGAGCGAATCGTGGACGACGTCCGCGTCCGGGGCATTTCACCCACCCGGCTTGCGGATTCCTGGCGTGAGCTGATCACGCGGCTCCTGCGCGCGGCCTAA
- a CDS encoding NADPH-dependent FMN reductase → MSKSTVLTLVGSLRADSHNKKLAEAIQLNAPENVDVQIHGSLGTIPFYNEDIDVEGQVPAEAAALRAAAADADTILLVTPEHNGTMPASLKNAIDWLSRPFGAGALSGKPTAVVGTAFGQFGGVWAQDEARKAAGIAGAKVLEDVKLAVPGSMIRFAELHPKDDAEVVEQIKAIFEPLTAVQEEEEAAA, encoded by the coding sequence ATGTCCAAGAGCACAGTTCTTACCCTCGTCGGCAGCCTGCGCGCCGATTCCCACAACAAGAAGCTCGCCGAAGCCATCCAGCTGAACGCACCCGAGAACGTTGACGTGCAGATTCACGGCTCGCTGGGCACCATCCCCTTCTACAACGAAGACATCGACGTCGAAGGCCAGGTCCCCGCCGAAGCCGCCGCCCTCCGCGCTGCAGCAGCCGACGCCGACACCATCCTGCTGGTCACCCCCGAGCACAACGGCACCATGCCCGCCTCCCTGAAGAACGCCATTGACTGGCTGTCCCGCCCGTTCGGTGCCGGCGCCCTCTCCGGCAAGCCGACCGCCGTCGTCGGAACCGCTTTTGGCCAGTTCGGTGGCGTGTGGGCGCAGGATGAGGCCCGCAAGGCCGCCGGGATCGCCGGCGCCAAGGTACTTGAGGACGTCAAGCTTGCAGTACCGGGTTCCATGATCCGTTTCGCTGAACTGCACCCGAAGGACGACGCCGAGGTTGTAGAGCAGATCAAGGCCATCTTCGAGCCCCTGACCGCCGTTCAGGAAGAAGAAGAAGCAGCAGCCTGA
- a CDS encoding GerMN domain-containing protein: protein MSEPSPERHVVFGHPVLPLEVQVDGQERGAVMHAGRGTKSTTAITAACLIFGLWVAGCTTAPTPAAGPTPLPTVSVTPRSPSPSTTPTASAPAASVPAPPTPPPAQSGTPSVAVPAAPPSPATPTPAPSITPSEAPPTQPTAVVEPSPQPGTSAPEPTATPTVIPVDADTTGPAVYYVAIDDGGARGVRFGCNDSLVPVRGVAVPGDPLSVALGRLLEAGMPVDSDAALYDALANSSLRYLSGYMNGATVVVNLSGSLRPGGVCDIPRIQAQLTQTIVQASGASRAEIYVNGRTLTEALSVR, encoded by the coding sequence TTGTCCGAACCGTCACCGGAACGGCATGTTGTGTTCGGCCATCCCGTCCTACCGTTGGAAGTACAGGTGGATGGACAGGAGCGCGGGGCTGTCATGCATGCCGGACGGGGAACAAAAAGCACGACGGCGATCACCGCTGCCTGCCTCATCTTCGGTCTGTGGGTGGCTGGCTGCACTACCGCACCTACCCCAGCTGCCGGTCCCACCCCCTTACCGACGGTTTCGGTCACCCCACGCTCCCCATCACCCAGCACCACGCCCACGGCATCCGCGCCCGCTGCGTCAGTTCCTGCCCCACCTACTCCTCCCCCTGCACAGTCCGGGACTCCCTCCGTTGCCGTCCCTGCCGCTCCACCCTCACCGGCAACACCCACTCCCGCGCCCTCGATCACTCCTTCCGAGGCCCCACCGACCCAGCCGACCGCCGTCGTCGAGCCCTCACCCCAGCCAGGCACCAGCGCGCCTGAACCAACAGCTACGCCCACCGTCATCCCCGTGGATGCTGACACCACCGGGCCGGCGGTCTACTACGTGGCAATTGACGACGGCGGCGCCCGGGGCGTGCGGTTCGGCTGCAACGACAGCCTGGTACCCGTCAGGGGCGTTGCCGTACCCGGCGATCCGCTGTCCGTTGCCCTCGGCCGGCTCCTGGAAGCCGGAATGCCAGTGGATAGCGATGCAGCCCTCTACGACGCACTGGCCAATTCGTCGCTGCGCTATCTCTCCGGCTACATGAACGGGGCCACGGTGGTGGTGAACCTCAGCGGATCACTGCGGCCCGGGGGTGTGTGCGACATCCCGCGCATCCAGGCGCAACTGACGCAGACCATAGTGCAGGCCAGCGGCGCTTCACGTGCCGAGATCTACGTGAACGGCCGAACACTGACAGAGGCGCTGAGCGTGCGGTGA
- a CDS encoding isocitrate lyase/phosphoenolpyruvate mutase family protein produces MTAHRGSVTKAEHFHKLHDAGPAPLVLVNVWDAASARVVEEAGATAIATSSSAVSWSLGFRDGDHVPWGLAMAALGRIAGATRLPVSADIETGYGRTDDELRATVHAVLDAGAVGINIEDSATEPLTDIDEQSRRIALIRLVADERGIPLFINARTDTYLSGEFPDTAYEETLRRAEAYLTAGADGIFVPGVVDLHVLHELSNRIPAPLNALAGVGAPSPLELHDAGVRRVSIGGNTAKAAYAQVARVAKEILGDGNWAGLSGTRSHDEMDSLFAPGPKYSL; encoded by the coding sequence ATGACAGCGCACCGGGGATCCGTGACCAAAGCCGAACACTTCCATAAGCTCCACGACGCCGGGCCCGCCCCCTTGGTGTTGGTGAACGTCTGGGATGCCGCCTCCGCCAGGGTTGTGGAGGAGGCAGGTGCGACGGCGATTGCCACCTCGAGTTCAGCCGTTTCCTGGAGCCTGGGGTTCCGCGACGGGGACCACGTGCCGTGGGGTTTGGCCATGGCAGCACTGGGGCGCATCGCGGGGGCAACCCGATTGCCGGTTTCGGCCGACATCGAGACGGGCTACGGGCGAACCGATGATGAACTCCGGGCGACCGTCCACGCCGTCCTGGACGCAGGTGCAGTGGGAATCAACATCGAGGATTCCGCAACTGAGCCGCTCACTGACATCGACGAGCAATCGCGCCGGATCGCGTTGATCCGCCTGGTCGCTGACGAGCGCGGCATTCCGTTGTTCATCAATGCCCGCACGGACACGTACCTGTCAGGCGAGTTCCCGGACACCGCCTACGAGGAGACCCTGCGGCGTGCCGAGGCCTACCTCACGGCGGGTGCGGACGGAATCTTCGTTCCCGGCGTGGTGGATCTGCATGTCCTCCACGAGCTGTCCAACCGGATTCCCGCCCCGCTTAACGCACTTGCGGGAGTCGGTGCGCCGTCGCCTCTGGAATTGCACGACGCCGGCGTTCGGCGCGTCAGCATCGGTGGCAACACCGCCAAAGCGGCGTACGCCCAGGTGGCCCGCGTTGCGAAGGAGATCCTCGGCGATGGCAACTGGGCCGGGCTCTCAGGCACGCGCAGCCACGATGAGATGGATTCGCTCTTCGCCCCGGGGCCCAAATACAGCCTGTGA
- a CDS encoding PLP-dependent aminotransferase family protein, with protein MTHETLDAGATLPAEAIDAIERAATASHPHEELFSARAANIKQSAVRDVFDISMQPGLVSLAGGNPYLQSLPLEKLGQTAARIIAEEGMTALQYGGGQGTEELRQQICTIMAAEGITDAHPDNIVITAGSQSAQDVATKVFCNPGDVVLVENPTYVGALNTFEAYQVQVEPIEMDDDGLVPELLEARIAALQSEGKNIKFLYTIPNFNNPSGITLAEERRQRIVDICRTANIIVLEDNPYGLLRFDGHPIAPMRAANPDDIIYLGSFSKIFAPGLRIGWALVPAHLQRRFYLASEAVTLCPPPLNQMLVSAYLREYDWQGQIDTYRALYAERCKALLSALQEYMPAGLTWTRPDGGFFVWVTLPEGVDTYPLLGKAIDAGVVFIPGAAFSPADGPSNKLRLAFSAVPPDTIAEGVRRLAPVLAEAIEATNEGAPQ; from the coding sequence GTGACCCACGAAACATTGGATGCCGGCGCAACGCTGCCCGCTGAAGCCATCGACGCCATTGAGCGGGCCGCCACGGCCTCTCACCCGCACGAGGAACTGTTCTCCGCGCGGGCCGCCAACATCAAACAGTCCGCTGTCCGGGACGTCTTCGACATTTCCATGCAACCAGGCCTTGTCTCCCTTGCTGGCGGCAACCCCTACTTGCAGTCGCTGCCGCTGGAAAAGCTCGGCCAGACCGCCGCCCGCATTATCGCGGAGGAGGGAATGACCGCCCTGCAGTACGGCGGCGGCCAAGGCACCGAAGAACTCCGCCAGCAGATCTGCACCATCATGGCCGCTGAAGGAATCACCGATGCCCACCCCGACAACATCGTTATCACCGCGGGATCCCAGTCGGCTCAGGACGTTGCCACCAAGGTCTTCTGCAACCCCGGCGATGTTGTGTTGGTGGAGAACCCCACATATGTAGGCGCCCTGAACACGTTCGAGGCGTACCAGGTTCAGGTGGAACCGATCGAAATGGACGACGACGGCCTGGTACCGGAACTGCTTGAGGCCAGGATCGCGGCACTCCAGTCAGAGGGCAAGAACATCAAGTTCCTCTACACGATCCCCAACTTCAACAACCCCTCCGGCATCACCTTGGCCGAGGAGCGCAGGCAGCGGATCGTCGATATATGCCGCACTGCGAATATTATTGTCCTCGAGGACAACCCCTATGGACTGCTGCGGTTCGACGGCCACCCGATCGCCCCCATGCGGGCCGCCAACCCGGACGACATCATCTACCTCGGCTCGTTCTCCAAGATCTTCGCTCCTGGACTCCGCATTGGCTGGGCGCTTGTTCCCGCACACTTGCAGCGGCGCTTCTACCTGGCCTCCGAGGCAGTGACGCTCTGCCCGCCGCCACTGAACCAGATGCTCGTCTCGGCATATCTCCGCGAGTACGACTGGCAAGGTCAGATCGACACCTACCGGGCCCTCTATGCAGAGCGCTGCAAGGCACTCCTGTCCGCGCTCCAGGAGTACATGCCGGCCGGACTCACCTGGACCCGCCCGGATGGCGGCTTTTTCGTCTGGGTCACCCTGCCTGAAGGCGTAGACACCTATCCCCTGCTCGGAAAGGCGATCGACGCCGGCGTCGTCTTCATCCCCGGCGCAGCCTTCTCACCAGCCGACGGGCCGTCCAATAAACTCCGCCTCGCATTCAGCGCCGTGCCGCCGGATACGATAGCCGAAGGCGTCCGCCGCTTGGCCCCCGTCCTGGCGGAAGCCATTGAAGCTACCAATGAAGGAGCACCGCAATGA
- a CDS encoding universal stress protein — MTGVVIVGVDGSETAMRAAQAAQQLAIGLGASLRVVSAFDSNRTEVVEIGTDKWIVSDAAEAEAVARAVAERLADDRLEVTYSAARGKPGEALVKEAEVHEARLIVVGNRRMQGLGRVLGSVANTVAHTAPCDVYIAKTDQP; from the coding sequence ATGACCGGAGTTGTGATTGTAGGAGTAGACGGCAGCGAGACCGCAATGAGGGCAGCGCAGGCCGCCCAGCAGTTGGCGATCGGCCTCGGAGCCAGCCTTCGCGTGGTGAGTGCCTTCGACAGCAACCGGACAGAGGTTGTTGAGATCGGCACGGACAAGTGGATCGTCTCCGATGCCGCCGAGGCCGAAGCTGTGGCCCGCGCAGTAGCCGAGCGTCTGGCTGACGACCGCCTTGAGGTCACCTACTCTGCAGCCCGCGGCAAGCCCGGGGAAGCTTTGGTCAAGGAAGCTGAAGTGCATGAGGCCCGCCTGATTGTGGTGGGTAATCGTCGCATGCAGGGCTTGGGCCGCGTGCTTGGAAGCGTAGCCAACACCGTGGCACACACGGCACCCTGCGATGTCTACATCGCCAAAACCGACCAGCCGTAA
- a CDS encoding amino acid permease, translated as MAAAAIVAFAFLGFDGVSTLSEESRNPQRDVPRGIVLSTLFAGLGYTVFSVAGSLIAPDWRSIMNLDAAGTELMQRAGGDVLMVVFVIVNLCGLVLCGTAAQMSVSRVIYAMGRDRILPEALARLHPRFRTPYFAAVLVSAVSLIALVITLEQAVYMINFGALVAFAVVNLATIKVVFFDLRKRGAAGIVRNLVMPVLGFAFIAWLWTSLAWFTYLLGAAWLAVGAVIFLLRRRKSGGQVALTFDDGMVAAAAVPAGPKSGEREGARTPGN; from the coding sequence ATGGCGGCTGCTGCCATTGTGGCCTTTGCCTTCCTGGGATTCGATGGCGTTTCCACGCTCTCCGAAGAGTCTCGGAATCCCCAACGCGATGTGCCGCGGGGCATCGTCCTGTCCACGCTTTTTGCCGGCTTGGGCTACACCGTGTTTTCCGTGGCCGGTAGTCTGATCGCTCCCGATTGGAGATCCATCATGAACCTCGATGCCGCGGGGACCGAACTCATGCAGCGCGCAGGAGGGGATGTGCTCATGGTGGTTTTCGTGATCGTGAACCTTTGCGGTTTGGTTCTGTGCGGGACTGCTGCCCAGATGAGCGTTAGCCGGGTTATCTATGCCATGGGAAGGGACAGGATTCTGCCCGAGGCCTTGGCGAGGCTGCACCCGCGCTTCCGGACGCCCTACTTCGCAGCGGTGCTTGTCTCTGCGGTGTCTTTGATTGCCCTTGTCATCACGCTGGAACAGGCGGTGTACATGATCAACTTCGGGGCTCTGGTCGCCTTCGCCGTGGTGAACCTGGCAACCATCAAGGTGGTCTTTTTCGACCTGCGGAAGCGGGGAGCAGCGGGGATTGTGCGCAATCTGGTCATGCCGGTGCTGGGTTTTGCCTTCATCGCCTGGCTATGGACTTCGCTGGCCTGGTTCACGTACCTGCTGGGCGCCGCGTGGCTTGCAGTCGGAGCCGTTATTTTCCTGCTGCGCAGGCGGAAGTCCGGAGGGCAGGTAGCTCTCACGTTCGACGACGGCATGGTCGCCGCGGCTGCGGTCCCGGCGGGACCTAAGTCCGGGGAACGCGAGGGCGCTAGAACGCCGGGTAACTGA
- a CDS encoding phosphatase PAP2 family protein, producing MTGPLRRVARVLTEVFQPPVVVFVLLMISPATEPGFPGTMWFGLLAAMFVCVLPLAYVLVMVKLGRITDHHVSDRRQRPALLLMTLVSVLVGLLVLHLLNGPVGVAVMIIALIGGIGVLAVVSAFWKMSGHASALAAAVVIAILMFGPAWLPLLLLVPAVGWSRLVLRAHTLAQVIAGSLFGGIVIAGLWWLLREWML from the coding sequence GTGACTGGGCCGTTGCGCAGGGTGGCCCGCGTGCTGACGGAAGTTTTCCAGCCACCGGTTGTCGTGTTCGTTCTTCTGATGATCAGCCCTGCTACGGAACCCGGGTTCCCAGGGACCATGTGGTTCGGGCTGCTCGCGGCGATGTTCGTCTGCGTCTTGCCCTTGGCCTATGTCCTGGTGATGGTGAAGCTGGGCAGGATCACAGACCATCACGTCAGCGACCGCCGTCAACGGCCCGCGTTGCTTCTGATGACGCTTGTTTCCGTGCTGGTTGGGTTGCTGGTGCTGCACTTGCTTAACGGCCCTGTGGGAGTCGCGGTGATGATCATCGCGCTCATAGGGGGCATCGGGGTTTTAGCCGTCGTCAGTGCGTTCTGGAAAATGAGTGGTCACGCCTCGGCCCTGGCGGCCGCAGTGGTGATTGCCATCCTCATGTTTGGGCCGGCTTGGCTCCCTTTGCTGCTCCTCGTGCCGGCTGTTGGCTGGTCACGGCTGGTTTTGCGGGCCCACACCCTAGCGCAGGTCATTGCAGGCTCCTTGTTTGGAGGCATTGTGATCGCCGGCCTGTGGTGGCTGTTGCGGGAGTGGATGCTCTAG
- a CDS encoding dihydrolipoamide acetyltransferase family protein, producing MTVKKFNLPDVGEGLTEAEVVAWKVKPGDVVAINDVLCEIETAKSLVELPSPFAGTVTELLVEEGITVEVGTAIIAVSEGQDGDAAPVTPAAPEAPVVETPLYGKLPTDDGDDNRPAGGPLVGSGPKADAVKRRARKRPAGSVVEAATIAESAEGTVQDHQAAVEAKAAEASVAHRTTAASAVVAAESRTAESRTPEPRTPAKPEAPQAAASRGAAIGGTISGLVNKVLAKPPVRKFARDLGIDLADVVATGQRGEVTREDLVSYQAQRDAELDQADSFWGASKKPQDQRVERMPVKGVRKATAKAMVDSAFSAPHVSIFVDVDASRTMEFVKRLKVSRDFEGIKVSPLLILAKAVIWAAARNPSVNATWVDNVDGKGGAEIQVKHYMNLGIAAATPRGLMVPNIKDAQDLSLKELALALNELATKARAGKTQPAEMQGGSLTITNIGALGIDTGTPIINPGEVAIIAFGTIKQKPWVLDGEVIPRWITTLGGSFDHRVVDGDLSARFMADVASILEEPALLLD from the coding sequence GTGACTGTAAAGAAATTCAACCTGCCGGACGTTGGCGAAGGCCTGACCGAGGCCGAGGTAGTGGCTTGGAAGGTCAAGCCGGGTGACGTCGTTGCCATCAACGACGTCCTGTGCGAGATCGAGACCGCCAAGTCCCTCGTCGAGCTCCCCTCGCCTTTTGCGGGTACTGTCACCGAGCTGCTGGTTGAGGAAGGTATCACGGTTGAGGTGGGCACGGCGATCATCGCTGTTTCGGAAGGACAGGACGGGGACGCTGCACCGGTGACGCCGGCTGCTCCGGAGGCCCCCGTCGTCGAGACGCCCCTTTACGGCAAGCTGCCTACCGACGACGGCGATGACAACCGTCCGGCCGGCGGGCCGTTGGTCGGTTCCGGCCCCAAAGCCGACGCCGTCAAGCGACGTGCGCGCAAACGCCCAGCCGGGTCAGTGGTTGAGGCAGCCACCATCGCCGAGAGCGCGGAGGGCACCGTACAGGACCATCAGGCAGCCGTTGAAGCCAAAGCAGCCGAAGCTTCGGTTGCACACCGCACGACGGCGGCCTCCGCCGTGGTCGCGGCAGAATCTCGTACAGCGGAATCCCGTACACCGGAGCCCCGGACGCCGGCCAAACCCGAAGCGCCGCAGGCTGCGGCCTCCCGCGGTGCCGCTATCGGCGGAACCATCAGCGGCTTGGTCAACAAGGTCCTGGCAAAGCCTCCCGTACGCAAATTCGCGCGGGATCTGGGAATCGATCTCGCAGATGTGGTGGCTACCGGCCAACGCGGCGAAGTGACCCGCGAGGACCTGGTGAGCTACCAGGCCCAACGCGACGCCGAGCTTGACCAGGCCGATAGCTTCTGGGGGGCTTCCAAGAAACCGCAGGACCAGCGTGTAGAGCGGATGCCGGTCAAGGGCGTACGCAAGGCGACCGCCAAGGCCATGGTGGATTCGGCTTTCTCGGCTCCGCACGTCAGCATTTTCGTGGATGTGGATGCCAGCCGGACTATGGAGTTCGTCAAGCGGCTAAAGGTCTCCCGCGACTTTGAAGGTATCAAGGTGTCGCCGCTGCTTATCCTGGCCAAAGCAGTGATTTGGGCCGCGGCACGAAACCCCAGCGTCAACGCGACCTGGGTGGACAACGTCGACGGTAAAGGTGGTGCGGAAATCCAGGTGAAGCACTACATGAACCTGGGCATTGCCGCCGCGACTCCTCGGGGCCTCATGGTCCCCAACATCAAGGACGCCCAGGATCTGTCCCTCAAGGAACTGGCCCTGGCCCTTAACGAACTGGCGACCAAAGCGAGGGCAGGGAAGACCCAGCCGGCTGAGATGCAGGGTGGAAGTCTGACCATCACCAACATCGGCGCACTCGGCATTGATACAGGAACTCCCATTATCAACCCCGGCGAAGTAGCCATCATTGCGTTCGGAACCATCAAGCAGAAGCCCTGGGTCCTGGACGGCGAGGTCATTCCCCGCTGGATCACCACGCTCGGGGGTTCCTTCGACCACCGCGTAGTAGACGGTGATTTGTCCGCACGCTTCATGGCGGACGTAGCCTCCATACTCGAAGAACCGGCGCTTCTGCTTGACTGA
- a CDS encoding alpha-ketoacid dehydrogenase subunit beta, translating into MATMTIAKAINEGLRASLTNNPKSLLMGEDIGHLGGVYRVTDGLIKEFGDERVVDTPLAESGIVGTAIGLALRGYSPVCEIQFDGFVYPAFNQITTQLAKIHARSLGKLTVPVVIRIPYGGGIGSIEHHSESPEALFAHTAGLRIISPSNAHDAYWMIQKAIECQDPVIFFEPKRRYWLKGEVDVEDAGLSEDPFKAHVVREGSDATIVAYGPLVPVALAAANAATEDGRSVEVIDLRSISPLDFDTVEASVKKTGRLIVAHEAPTFGGIGGEIAARISERAFLHLEAPVIRVGGFHMPYPVAKVEEDYLPDIDKILEALDRSFSY; encoded by the coding sequence ATGGCAACAATGACCATTGCGAAGGCCATCAATGAAGGTCTCCGGGCATCGCTGACGAACAACCCCAAGTCCTTGCTGATGGGCGAGGACATCGGTCACCTGGGCGGTGTTTACCGTGTCACCGATGGCTTGATCAAAGAGTTCGGCGACGAACGCGTCGTGGACACCCCGTTGGCTGAATCGGGCATCGTCGGCACTGCCATTGGCTTGGCGCTGCGCGGATACTCGCCGGTCTGCGAGATCCAGTTCGACGGCTTCGTCTACCCGGCTTTCAACCAGATCACCACCCAGCTGGCCAAGATCCACGCGCGCAGCCTCGGGAAGTTGACCGTTCCTGTGGTCATCCGCATCCCGTACGGCGGCGGCATCGGCTCCATCGAGCATCACTCCGAGTCTCCCGAGGCGCTCTTCGCGCACACTGCCGGCCTACGCATCATTTCGCCTTCAAACGCCCACGATGCGTACTGGATGATCCAGAAGGCCATTGAATGCCAGGACCCCGTGATCTTCTTCGAACCCAAGCGCCGTTACTGGCTCAAGGGTGAGGTTGATGTAGAGGACGCCGGGCTGTCCGAGGACCCCTTCAAAGCGCACGTTGTCCGCGAAGGCTCGGATGCAACCATCGTGGCCTATGGCCCGCTGGTGCCGGTGGCGTTAGCGGCCGCGAACGCCGCAACCGAGGACGGACGGAGCGTTGAAGTCATCGACCTCCGTTCCATCTCACCTCTGGACTTCGACACCGTGGAAGCGTCGGTCAAGAAGACTGGCCGGTTGATCGTAGCCCACGAGGCCCCCACGTTCGGTGGCATCGGCGGAGAGATCGCTGCCCGCATCAGTGAACGGGCATTCCTGCACCTGGAGGCACCGGTGATCCGAGTCGGTGGATTCCACATGCCGTACCCCGTCGCCAAGGTGGAAGAGGACTACTTGCCGGACATCGACAAAATCCTTGAGGCGCTCGACCGCTCCTTCTCTTACTAG